From a region of the Rhodothermia bacterium genome:
- a CDS encoding DUF4981 domain-containing protein, which translates to MAQLPYEIQSPELVQINRMPMRAHGFGFESEALAKANQPEESSFYHSLNGMWRFRWVKNPTDRPLDFFKPDYDDKHWTDFPAPANWEVNGYGLPIYVNHPYEFTGHAKRGKALNPPFDIPQDNNPVGSYRKKFTLPENWQGRQIFLHLGAVKSAVYVWLNGQFVGYSEDSKLAAEFDLTKHLQTGENVLALQVWRWSDGSYLEAQDMWRISGIERDVYLYSTPKLDLRDFKVSASLINTYKDGKISVNAHVWNYKIDQNTLHSKPDSFFVSAKLFDPMGDLAWSAEPMSPLNVLGNYHRTISFEGIIPEVMSWSAESPSLYTLFLTLSDPKGQVLQVVPIKVGFRNVEITDRNFLINGKRVLLRGVNRHEHHPVNGHVLSQADMRKDVEMMKRLNVNAVRTSHYPPDPYFLDLCDEYGLYVVDEANIESHGRYYDLAYTLGNDNKWRIPHLERIQRLYERDKNRPSVVTWSMGNEAGNGSNFYAAYDWLTSTDPSRPVQYERAEQDYNTDLFVPQYPDPDWLRTYAQSNPDRPLIMSEYAHIMGNSLGNFQDYWTVIEQEPFLQGGFIWEWIDQNFDVVKNGRRIKAYGGDFPLEGPTDPNLSDNNFCVKGVVTAYREMTPMAYEVKKVYQPIGTQLKNNILEEKKIELAIQNKWFFRTTENLYMAWQLLENGLPVASGKIESLNISPQTSEVQTLRWPNAFKPTAEYHLKVSYRLKDAEPFLEKDWEVAYEQFEVQSALPKNEETTTKGQLKVATAGDELYLTAKDVRMAFNLKTGMLIDYAVQGHSQILKGILPDFWRAPTDNDFGAGWNRKLRMWREAHTAGEVTVLHKPSETVKGGYELQIIRRLLNDDVRFEQFFVVYPNGQFDLDNRFSAVKGKYEVIPRMGTMLEVNKQLSNITWFGRGPGESYWDRKTSQLVGQYEQKLSEQYYPYARPQESGNKTDVRWLRLTDDKGRGLEITALDSLFSFSALPYNHDDLDPQVTKAQFHSGELNERDRIFLHVDLLQTGVGGVDSWYTPALEKYQIRFQDYQWKYRVRPLK; encoded by the coding sequence ATGGCCCAACTTCCCTACGAAATTCAGTCACCGGAATTGGTTCAGATCAATCGGATGCCCATGCGGGCACATGGCTTTGGTTTTGAATCAGAGGCGTTGGCGAAGGCCAATCAACCGGAGGAATCCTCTTTTTACCATTCGTTAAATGGCATGTGGCGGTTCCGCTGGGTCAAAAATCCGACAGACCGACCGTTAGACTTTTTTAAGCCAGACTATGACGACAAGCACTGGACTGATTTTCCCGCGCCTGCAAATTGGGAGGTCAACGGTTATGGTTTACCGATTTATGTGAATCATCCTTATGAATTTACGGGTCATGCCAAACGCGGAAAGGCGCTCAACCCGCCATTCGATATTCCTCAAGACAACAATCCGGTGGGTTCTTATCGAAAAAAGTTCACTCTTCCGGAAAATTGGCAGGGAAGGCAAATCTTCCTACATCTTGGGGCGGTAAAATCGGCAGTTTATGTCTGGTTGAATGGTCAATTTGTGGGATATAGCGAAGACAGCAAACTGGCCGCCGAGTTTGACTTGACCAAACACCTCCAAACTGGAGAAAATGTATTGGCACTTCAGGTTTGGCGCTGGAGCGATGGGAGCTATTTGGAAGCGCAAGATATGTGGCGTATTTCGGGCATTGAGCGCGACGTGTATTTATACAGCACGCCCAAACTCGATTTACGGGATTTCAAGGTGTCGGCATCGCTCATAAATACGTACAAAGATGGCAAAATTTCCGTAAATGCACATGTTTGGAATTACAAAATAGACCAAAATACGCTCCATTCTAAACCAGATTCCTTTTTTGTATCGGCAAAATTATTCGATCCTATGGGCGATTTGGCGTGGTCTGCCGAGCCGATGTCGCCACTGAATGTCTTGGGAAATTACCATCGCACGATCTCGTTTGAGGGAATCATCCCCGAAGTTATGTCGTGGTCTGCCGAGTCGCCCAGCCTCTACACCTTATTTCTTACCTTATCTGATCCCAAAGGGCAAGTTTTGCAAGTGGTTCCTATAAAAGTGGGCTTCCGAAATGTGGAAATCACAGATCGGAACTTCCTGATTAATGGCAAAAGGGTGCTCTTGCGCGGCGTAAACCGTCACGAACACCATCCAGTGAATGGACACGTTCTTAGCCAAGCCGACATGCGCAAAGATGTGGAAATGATGAAGCGCCTGAATGTGAATGCTGTTCGGACGTCGCATTACCCGCCCGATCCTTATTTCTTAGACTTGTGTGATGAATACGGCCTTTATGTGGTGGACGAAGCCAACATTGAATCGCATGGCCGTTATTACGACTTGGCCTATACCCTTGGCAACGACAACAAATGGCGCATACCACACTTAGAACGCATCCAGCGTCTATACGAGCGGGACAAAAACCGCCCTTCTGTTGTTACGTGGTCTATGGGCAACGAGGCCGGAAACGGCTCCAATTTTTATGCCGCCTACGACTGGCTAACCTCCACCGATCCGTCGAGACCCGTACAGTATGAGCGTGCAGAACAAGACTACAATACAGACCTATTTGTGCCACAATACCCCGATCCCGACTGGCTCCGGACGTATGCGCAATCCAATCCAGATCGCCCCCTTATTATGTCGGAATATGCGCACATTATGGGAAATAGCTTGGGAAATTTTCAGGATTATTGGACGGTGATCGAGCAGGAACCGTTTCTACAAGGTGGGTTTATTTGGGAATGGATTGACCAGAATTTTGATGTCGTGAAAAATGGAAGGCGCATCAAAGCCTATGGCGGAGATTTTCCATTGGAAGGCCCTACAGATCCGAACCTGTCGGACAATAATTTCTGTGTAAAAGGGGTGGTGACGGCCTATCGTGAAATGACCCCAATGGCTTACGAGGTCAAAAAAGTTTATCAACCCATCGGTACACAATTAAAGAACAATATCTTAGAAGAAAAGAAAATAGAACTTGCCATTCAAAATAAGTGGTTTTTTCGTACCACCGAAAACCTTTACATGGCTTGGCAACTTTTGGAAAATGGCCTTCCGGTGGCATCTGGCAAGATAGAGTCGTTAAACATTTCACCACAAACTTCGGAAGTGCAGACCCTACGATGGCCAAACGCCTTCAAGCCCACTGCCGAGTACCACCTCAAGGTGTCTTATCGGTTAAAAGACGCCGAGCCATTCCTCGAAAAAGACTGGGAAGTCGCCTACGAACAATTTGAGGTACAATCCGCCCTTCCGAAAAATGAGGAGACCACCACAAAAGGCCAACTCAAGGTAGCAACAGCGGGCGATGAGTTGTACCTGACAGCAAAAGACGTGCGGATGGCGTTCAACCTAAAAACGGGTATGCTGATAGACTATGCGGTACAAGGACATTCACAAATCTTGAAGGGTATTCTGCCGGACTTTTGGCGTGCACCTACCGACAACGATTTTGGCGCGGGGTGGAACCGGAAATTACGCATGTGGCGCGAGGCACATACTGCTGGCGAGGTGACGGTCTTGCATAAACCTTCCGAGACCGTAAAAGGTGGATATGAACTACAGATCATCCGAAGACTTCTGAACGATGACGTGCGCTTTGAACAATTCTTTGTGGTCTATCCCAACGGGCAATTCGATTTGGACAATCGGTTCAGCGCCGTTAAAGGCAAGTACGAAGTGATTCCACGAATGGGAACCATGCTCGAAGTAAACAAGCAACTCTCTAATATTACTTGGTTTGGACGTGGGCCAGGAGAGTCCTATTGGGATCGCAAAACCAGCCAATTAGTGGGACAATACGAGCAAAAACTCTCCGAGCAATACTACCCCTATGCCCGACCACAAGAAAGTGGCAATAAAACCGATGTGCGTTGGCTCCGATTAACGGATGACAAAGGACGGGGCTTAGAAATAACGGCCTTAGATAGCCTGTTTAGTTTCTCGGCACTACCGTATAACCACGACGATTTAGACCCGCAAGTGACTAAAGCGCAATTCCATTCGGGCGAATTGAATGAACGAGACCGCATTTTCCTACATGTGGATTTGTTGCAAACGGGTGTTGGGGGCGTGGATTCTTGGTACACACCTGCCCTCGAAAAGTACCAAATCCGCTTTCAGGATTATCAGTGGAAATATCGGGTGCGGCCTCTTAAATGA
- a CDS encoding alpha-L-fucosidase, with the protein MKRFFFLLLLFPFVAIAQHSKSYTPPDDPLVVEKLAAWQDLKFGLLMHWGAYSLWGIVESWSLCPEDEGWTVRRGPYSNNWYEYKKAYENLPTQFNPVKFNPDKWAEAAKAAGMRYVVFTTKHHDGFSMFDTKQTDYKITASQVPFSSNPKSDVTKEIFSAFRKKDFMIGAYFSKPDWHNENFWWPYFPPKDRHVNYDIKRYPERWERFKDFTYNQIEELMTGYGKMDILWLDGGWVRPQSSIDPAVSWQATVPFGQDVDMSRIATMARKHQPGLIIVDRSVPGLYENYTTPEQEVPEKPHDFPWETCMTMAGSWSYVPNDVYKPARKLIHLLADIVAKGGNFLLNIAPGPDGEWHDEAYVRLQELGGWMKVNQEAIYGTKPIAPYVENAWRFTIKQNNLYALYLAKDGEKMPESFTISHFTPPKNSEVHLLGYAKPLKWKKTPTGTQITLPPALRQNPPTDWAWVIRMKH; encoded by the coding sequence ATGAAACGGTTTTTCTTCCTGCTGTTACTGTTCCCATTTGTGGCGATCGCCCAACATTCAAAATCTTATACCCCACCAGATGATCCATTGGTCGTGGAAAAACTTGCAGCGTGGCAAGACCTGAAGTTTGGCTTGCTAATGCATTGGGGGGCTTACAGTTTGTGGGGCATTGTGGAATCGTGGTCGTTATGTCCAGAAGACGAGGGCTGGACGGTTCGGCGTGGGCCATATTCGAACAACTGGTATGAATACAAAAAAGCGTATGAAAACCTACCCACGCAATTCAATCCGGTCAAGTTTAACCCAGACAAATGGGCAGAAGCCGCAAAAGCAGCCGGTATGCGGTATGTCGTTTTTACGACCAAGCACCACGATGGCTTCTCGATGTTCGACACCAAGCAAACCGATTACAAAATTACAGCGTCTCAAGTACCGTTTTCCTCAAATCCCAAAAGTGATGTGACCAAGGAAATCTTTTCGGCCTTCCGGAAAAAAGACTTTATGATTGGGGCCTATTTTTCCAAACCGGATTGGCACAACGAAAACTTTTGGTGGCCCTATTTTCCGCCAAAAGATCGGCATGTGAATTATGACATCAAACGTTATCCCGAACGTTGGGAACGCTTTAAGGACTTTACCTACAACCAGATTGAGGAACTGATGACCGGTTATGGGAAGATGGATATTTTGTGGTTGGATGGCGGATGGGTTCGCCCACAATCCAGTATAGATCCGGCGGTCTCGTGGCAGGCCACCGTTCCTTTTGGGCAAGATGTGGATATGTCGCGCATTGCTACAATGGCACGTAAGCACCAACCGGGCCTTATTATCGTGGATCGCTCCGTACCCGGCTTATACGAAAACTACACCACACCCGAACAAGAGGTGCCCGAAAAACCACACGACTTCCCTTGGGAGACGTGTATGACCATGGCCGGATCGTGGTCTTATGTTCCGAATGATGTCTATAAACCCGCTCGAAAACTGATTCATCTTTTGGCAGATATTGTGGCCAAAGGGGGTAATTTCTTATTGAATATCGCTCCCGGCCCAGATGGTGAATGGCACGACGAAGCCTACGTCCGGTTGCAGGAACTTGGGGGATGGATGAAGGTGAACCAGGAAGCCATCTACGGAACCAAACCCATTGCCCCATACGTGGAAAATGCGTGGCGCTTCACCATCAAACAAAATAACCTGTATGCACTTTATTTGGCGAAGGATGGTGAAAAAATGCCAGAGTCTTTCACCATTTCGCACTTTACGCCACCAAAAAATTCAGAAGTACATCTTTTGGGTTATGCAAAACCACTAAAGTGGAAAAAAACACCAACAGGGACACAAATCACCCTGCCGCCAGCACTTAGACAAAACCCACCTACCGACTGGGCTTGGGTGATTCGGATGAAGCATTGA
- a CDS encoding NUDIX domain-containing protein codes for MYYYVPVSEDKLDDIRKNGIVISEALTDDLTLKETDVPLLVVMKSAIRPDQKKLSPDLFLNLHPYFPVRQVVAGGGYVVREKADIREVLTMYRRGAWDLPKGKQDKGETNEETALREVKEEVGATDLRLICALGTTFHGYLNLFKNTFDLKTTYWYLMAAADAPLVAQAEEEIEALEWVPANELPKRLSYETLSHHAAKWIETLLYTPLTPHS; via the coding sequence ATGTATTATTACGTACCCGTCTCGGAAGACAAATTAGACGACATTCGCAAAAATGGAATCGTTATCTCGGAGGCTTTGACCGACGATCTAACCTTAAAAGAAACAGATGTGCCACTTTTGGTGGTGATGAAGTCGGCTATTCGTCCAGATCAAAAGAAACTCTCCCCCGATCTTTTTTTGAACCTTCATCCCTATTTTCCTGTCCGGCAAGTGGTGGCTGGTGGTGGTTATGTGGTGCGCGAGAAAGCCGATATCCGCGAGGTACTTACTATGTACCGACGAGGCGCTTGGGATTTACCAAAAGGAAAACAAGACAAAGGGGAAACGAATGAAGAAACAGCCCTGCGAGAGGTGAAAGAGGAAGTCGGTGCAACAGATCTGCGCCTAATCTGTGCCTTGGGAACGACTTTTCACGGGTATCTGAATCTTTTTAAGAACACTTTTGACCTTAAAACCACCTATTGGTATTTGATGGCGGCGGCGGATGCGCCTTTGGTGGCCCAAGCAGAAGAAGAGATTGAGGCTCTTGAGTGGGTTCCGGCAAACGAGTTGCCTAAGCGCTTGAGCTACGAAACCCTTTCCCACCATGCTGCCAAATGGATAGAGACTCTTTTATATACGCCATTGACACCCCATTCCTAA